The sequence below is a genomic window from Natronorubrum halophilum.
CGTCGAAATCGTCCGTCTCCCGGCCGACGAGCACCGCGTTGATCGCGTCGCGTTCGTCCTGTCGGGCCGACACCGAGTCGAACTCCTCGGCGATTGCGACCGCCTCGAGAATGTCGTCGGCGTCGAGCGTTTCGGTTCCACCATCGGTGACGCGATCGCACAGCGCCGCGAACTCGGCGGCCGTCTCGAGCCGGAGGTAGTACTTCGAGGCCAGCACGCCCCGCGGCGTCGCCTCGATCGAGAGCTCCTCGCCGGTCTCGACGAAGCCGCGGCCGACCAGGTCCTCGAGGCAGTCCCGGACGCGCTGTCGGAGGTTCGGGAAGTCGTACGCTTCGGGCTTGGACTGGCCGCGAACGTAGTAAAACGTCGTCTCGAGCCAGTCCATCACGTCCTCCAGGTCGGTGATCGTCCCCATCGCGATCTCGGCGTTCAAGTGGGTCTCGAGGCTCTCCGCGAGACGGGATTCGATCTCCTTCCCGTCGCGGAGCAGGCGGCGGTACTTGTCCGCGTCCGCGCCGTCGCAGACGACCCAGCCGTAGCCGACGTCGTCGTACCCCGGCCGTCCCGCGCGCCCGAGCATCTGGAGCACGTCGAGCGGGCTCATGTCGACCTCGCCCTCGAGCGGGTCGTGGACCTTCGTGTCCCGAATGACGACGCAGCGTGCGGGCAGGTTGACCCCCCAGGCCAGCGTCGAGGTCGAGAACAGCAACTCGACGTGGCCCGCCTTGAACCACTCCTCGACGAGGTCGCGGTCGTTCTTCGAGAGCCCCGCGTGGTGGAAGGCGACGCCGTCGAGGACGGAGTTACGGAGGGTGTCGTTCTCGAGGTCCTTCGTCTCGGTGTGGAACTCGTAGTCGCCCCGGGCACCCATCGGAACGTCGCGCTCGGCGATCTCGTCTCTGGCCTTCTTGGCCGCCTGGACGGTGTCCTGTCTCGAGGAGACGAAGACGAGCGACTGCCCGTCCTCCCGGAGGTGTGGCTCCGCGAGGTCGATCGCTCGATACAGCCGACGGTACTTGTCCGCAAACGAGTTCTCCCCGTGCGTGTAGGTCTTGACGCCCGCGTTGAGATCGACGGGGCGGTACTCGTCGCCGAACTCGAACGTCGCCTCCTCCGGCGCGTCGAGCCACGCCGCCACGTCGTCGACGTTCGGCATCGTCGCCGAGAGCGCGATGACTCGAGGATCGCAGAGTCGGCGCAGGCGAGAGATCGTGACCTCGAGCACCGAACCTCTGCGATCGGCGTCCAGCAGGTGGACCTCGTCGATCACGCAGACGTCGATGTCGGTGACGAAGTCGTAGCGTCGCGAGTCGTGTTTGCGGGTCGCCGAGTCGAGTTTCTCGGGCGTCATCACGAGGATGTCAGCGCGGCGCGCGCGCCGTGGGTTCAGATCTCGTTCACCCGTGACGACGTAGACCGAGTAGTCGAGGGTCTCGAAGCGATCCCAGTCGTCTTCTTTCTCGTTCGTCAGGGCTCGCATCGGGGCGATAAACAGCGCCGTGCCGCCGTCGGCGAGCGCCTTGCAGATTGCGAGCTCCGCGAGGGCCGTTTTGCCCGAGGCCGTCGGCGCGCTCGCGACCACGTTTTCGTCGGACTCGAGCAGTGCTGGCAGTGCCTCGCGTTGCATCGAATTGAACTCCTCGAAGGCAAAGGCGTCAGCGAATTCGGGGAGAACCTCGGCGACCTCCATCACACGAAAACGGGGTGTGACGGGTCAAAGGGGTTTCCTTTACTGTCGGACAGCAGTCGTCCGGGTTCGAACGACCGATTCTCAACCAGTTCTCGTCAGTAGTCTTCGGGGTGAGGGACTCACACGGTGTGTTATCGCGTGTTGAACACGGCGGCCAGCACCGCGCCGCCGGTGGTGAACACCAGCGGATAGAGGATCCCGCCGAGGACGAGCGCGGGGACGAACTCCGGGGCGACCGAGCCGGACGCGTCGACGCCGAAGACCGTTCCTTCGGAACTCGTCTCGGCGACGAGCGCACCGAGGCCCATCACGACGGCGTAGCCGATCGTAACCGGGACGCCGGCGACGACGCCCTCGCCGATATCGGTCACGCCCCACTGTACGACTAGCAGTGCACCAAGCCCGAGGAGAACGAGCGGCGGGATCACGTATAGCAGCGTCGCGCTGGTGCTCCCCGACTCGGCGATGAAGTCCACCGTGCTCGTGCTCCCGAACGAGCCGAACGAACCGGTCGTCTCGACGTCGACCATGTGGGCGTTGTAGAAGTACCAGGCGACGCCCTTCCACTCGGCGGCGTCCTCGCCGAAAACCTCGCGAACCTCGTCGACGATCAGCACGTACGTCACGAGGTAGCCGATCGCGCCGGCGAGAACGCCGAGGCCCGCACTCGCCGCGGTGCTCGAGTACCGCGCTGTCGCGCTCTCGTCGATCGTCGCCGATTGTGGCGTCATTGTACCATTCTTAAAGTGGTGTTGAATTAATGAGCGTTGTGGTTTCGCTCGATGAACGTCAGCAACGATGACCATTCTCCGGCTCTGTACTCTGTTTATACGCTGAGTAGTGCAATACCACGCCGTGAACGGCGTGGATACGCGCCGTCACTTGATGACGCCATCCACCGAGGACAGCCCGGCAGGATATTCCGCGTGAATCGCAATCAACACCGTTATATAATTTTGCAAACATAGGTTATGCATGGCGAAAGAGGTCGTCCCACGCACCATCGTTGCTTCCATCAGGAACCAGCGACAAGTGCAACCCGACCTCGACCCGCTTGGATTC
It includes:
- a CDS encoding DEAD/DEAH box helicase; the encoded protein is MEVAEVLPEFADAFAFEEFNSMQREALPALLESDENVVASAPTASGKTALAELAICKALADGGTALFIAPMRALTNEKEDDWDRFETLDYSVYVVTGERDLNPRRARRADILVMTPEKLDSATRKHDSRRYDFVTDIDVCVIDEVHLLDADRRGSVLEVTISRLRRLCDPRVIALSATMPNVDDVAAWLDAPEEATFEFGDEYRPVDLNAGVKTYTHGENSFADKYRRLYRAIDLAEPHLREDGQSLVFVSSRQDTVQAAKKARDEIAERDVPMGARGDYEFHTETKDLENDTLRNSVLDGVAFHHAGLSKNDRDLVEEWFKAGHVELLFSTSTLAWGVNLPARCVVIRDTKVHDPLEGEVDMSPLDVLQMLGRAGRPGYDDVGYGWVVCDGADADKYRRLLRDGKEIESRLAESLETHLNAEIAMGTITDLEDVMDWLETTFYYVRGQSKPEAYDFPNLRQRVRDCLEDLVGRGFVETGEELSIEATPRGVLASKYYLRLETAAEFAALCDRVTDGGTETLDADDILEAVAIAEEFDSVSARQDERDAINAVLVGRETDDFDAGDRKVLAILYGAASGSIPAELRSDAWVIRQNATRLISALGAFLDRLAGPHAANLARRVEARIENGVAEDAVGLTAIDGVGPGRASKLSTEGLSTPGDIVGAGIEGLVDAGLSAGVAERVYEGGQSLPSIEVDWGNFPEAIPTGENEVCDVTVRNVGEPARAGIRVTVNGIEMSSTNTYLRDEETVPVGVFGADANELEYTVSVAFPEEPLLPLEERRTVDVA